One window of Cryptobacterium curtum DSM 15641 genomic DNA carries:
- a CDS encoding pyridoxal phosphate-dependent aminotransferase, whose product MVGLHRDVDYRQVVTDLPDKPVALPYELRTEMTWIDFSHPVNPLGCPRAIVQAMHTALVDGEIAFSPDRDGHALCDAIAGRLGMATDRILTGTSPFELIRAAAQVFMPGMVGIMSPCPPEYALAIENAGHRYVCLSNTRSFATVDAYTARDEAGQLDGAVLANPAYPTSRLLSSATLIHYLETCSWVIVDESNIELSFGGESVLPLVEEYPNLVVIRTPSVTYGMPGVPIAYLAAHPRTVRRIRALYDGGSISMFSEVLAKTLVAQGAYIDETHEFLDKEIPWMQCMLSLVPGISIYPAEGNFVLCEFSLADGMRLGVSCAEELIIRLQLAGFLVRPLKGTPGLASDEFFCVSVKLRNENQRLIDAMRSILNG is encoded by the coding sequence ATGGTCGGCTTACATCGCGATGTTGATTACCGCCAGGTAGTGACCGATCTACCCGATAAACCCGTGGCTCTTCCCTATGAGCTACGTACCGAAATGACCTGGATAGATTTCAGCCATCCGGTCAATCCACTGGGCTGCCCGCGTGCTATTGTTCAGGCAATGCATACTGCTTTAGTTGATGGCGAAATTGCTTTTTCACCCGACCGAGATGGTCATGCCCTGTGTGATGCTATTGCTGGTCGATTGGGAATGGCAACCGATCGCATTTTAACGGGTACGTCGCCGTTTGAATTGATTCGTGCCGCTGCTCAGGTATTTATGCCGGGTATGGTTGGCATTATGAGTCCCTGTCCGCCCGAATACGCGCTTGCTATCGAGAATGCGGGTCATCGCTACGTTTGTCTTTCTAACACGCGATCGTTTGCGACGGTTGATGCCTATACTGCCCGTGATGAAGCTGGTCAGCTTGATGGTGCCGTGCTTGCCAATCCGGCGTATCCCACGTCGCGCTTGCTTTCATCAGCAACACTCATTCATTATTTAGAAACGTGTAGCTGGGTTATTGTCGACGAAAGCAATATCGAGCTTTCGTTTGGTGGGGAAAGCGTGCTGCCGCTTGTGGAAGAATATCCCAATTTGGTGGTTATTCGCACACCGTCGGTTACCTATGGCATGCCGGGTGTCCCCATTGCCTATCTTGCGGCTCATCCGCGTACCGTCAGGCGCATTCGCGCGTTGTATGATGGAGGCAGCATTTCTATGTTTTCCGAAGTGCTTGCTAAGACGCTGGTTGCACAAGGTGCCTATATTGATGAGACGCATGAGTTTCTGGATAAAGAAATTCCTTGGATGCAGTGTATGCTCAGCTTAGTGCCAGGCATTAGCATTTATCCCGCTGAAGGTAACTTTGTACTCTGTGAATTTTCGTTGGCTGATGGCATGCGCCTAGGTGTTTCGTGCGCTGAAGAGTTGATTATTCGGCTTCAACTCGCTGGCTTTTTAGTACGACCCCTCAAGGGCACTCCGGGGCTTGCGAGCGACGAATTTTTCTGTGTTTCAGTAAAGTTACGCAATGAAAATCAGCGGCTTATCGACGCCATGCGGAGCATCTTAAACGGCTGA
- a CDS encoding DegV family protein codes for MSYTILTDSSCNLPESIIDRYEIEVLPLRFESDGEEYASYLKGQVTDLSTFYRMMRDGRVFTTSLPALDRAKVIIEGILSAGYDILYIGFSSGLSGTYEAMRQLVLDMTAEHPGRQALCCDTRSASLGEGLLVLHAARRKQAGEAMESLHAWLEDARFRLAHWFTVDDLMYLYRGGRVSKTSAFAANILSIKPVLHMDDPGHLVPVEKVRSRRRSIEALWRHMKKTFDHSLAPQTIAISHGDCLEDAHALIDIIKGDEELAIDDIVLNCIDPVIGAHSGPGTLALFYLATTRD; via the coding sequence ATGTCCTACACGATCCTCACCGATTCAAGTTGCAATCTGCCTGAAAGCATTATCGATCGGTATGAAATCGAAGTGCTGCCGTTGCGCTTCGAAAGCGACGGCGAAGAATATGCCAGCTATCTCAAAGGTCAAGTGACCGATCTTTCGACGTTCTACCGCATGATGCGCGATGGACGGGTATTCACCACGAGCCTGCCAGCGCTCGACCGTGCCAAGGTAATTATTGAGGGCATTCTCTCGGCTGGGTATGACATTCTCTACATTGGATTTTCTAGTGGATTGTCGGGCACGTATGAAGCAATGCGCCAACTCGTACTCGATATGACTGCCGAACATCCGGGCCGACAGGCACTGTGTTGCGACACCCGTTCCGCTTCATTAGGAGAAGGTCTGCTCGTTTTGCATGCCGCCCGTCGCAAGCAAGCAGGTGAAGCAATGGAGAGTCTTCACGCCTGGCTTGAGGACGCGCGATTTCGGTTGGCTCATTGGTTTACCGTGGACGATTTGATGTATCTCTACCGCGGAGGACGCGTCTCAAAAACAAGTGCCTTCGCAGCAAATATTCTGTCGATTAAACCGGTGCTGCATATGGATGATCCCGGGCATTTAGTGCCTGTTGAAAAAGTGCGGAGCCGCCGGCGTTCAATTGAGGCGCTGTGGCGTCATATGAAGAAAACGTTTGACCACTCGCTGGCACCACAAACTATTGCAATCAGTCATGGTGATTGCCTTGAAGATGCCCATGCACTCATAGATATTATTAAGGGCGATGAAGAGCTCGCGATTGATGATATCGTTCTGAACTGTATCGATCCTGTCATTGGTGCACATTCGGGACCAGGTACCCTCGCTCTTTTCTACCTAGCAACAACACGCGACTAG